The Nonlabens spongiae genome contains a region encoding:
- a CDS encoding AMP-binding protein, with protein MIPKVHPRFKLNGRSLDHEGLMTVAYSYVKEGEDWEKEIGDFLLNWLDDFEVLTVYSSGSTGTPKINKLQKEHMINSAKATNTWFNLPEECDALCCLPLSFIAGKMMMVRALTLGWQLDVVKPSASPFKTLRKRYDFTALTNYQVLNSLDDIHKSVKIIIGGGPVAKNLPELLKNKHTKAYHTYGMTETSSHIAIRKIHPVYEEAYCTLTEDITVKQDDRGCLVVHAPFLLSNDIVTNDIVELTGERNFKILGRIDRVINSGGVKIYPEIVEEKLSELITSRFFVTGTPSDELGQEVVLVVEGEERDLPEFKNFGKYEMPKKVYFLKEFKETHTGKVDRKASLEALLAMR; from the coding sequence ATGATACCTAAAGTCCACCCACGTTTTAAACTTAACGGTCGATCTCTTGATCATGAGGGCCTCATGACTGTGGCTTATAGCTACGTAAAGGAAGGAGAAGACTGGGAAAAGGAGATAGGAGACTTTTTATTGAACTGGCTGGACGATTTTGAGGTGCTTACGGTTTACAGCAGCGGTTCTACGGGAACTCCCAAAATCAATAAGCTGCAAAAAGAGCACATGATCAATAGTGCCAAAGCGACAAACACATGGTTCAATCTCCCAGAGGAATGTGATGCCTTGTGCTGTTTGCCGTTGTCTTTTATCGCTGGTAAGATGATGATGGTGCGTGCCTTGACTTTAGGATGGCAGCTGGATGTGGTAAAGCCGAGCGCATCACCTTTTAAAACACTTAGAAAGCGTTATGATTTTACGGCACTGACTAATTATCAGGTATTGAATTCGCTTGACGATATTCACAAAAGTGTCAAAATCATCATAGGAGGTGGGCCGGTTGCTAAAAATCTACCCGAACTTCTTAAGAACAAGCATACCAAGGCATACCACACTTATGGCATGACAGAGACGAGCAGTCACATTGCCATCCGTAAGATTCACCCGGTTTATGAAGAAGCTTACTGCACGCTTACTGAAGATATTACCGTTAAGCAAGACGATCGCGGTTGCCTTGTAGTGCATGCTCCCTTTTTACTGTCAAATGATATTGTGACTAACGACATCGTGGAACTAACAGGTGAAAGAAATTTCAAAATTCTGGGTAGGATAGACCGAGTGATTAATAGCGGCGGAGTGAAAATTTACCCAGAAATCGTTGAAGAAAAGCTTTCTGAACTAATTACCAGTCGGTTTTTTGTTACAGGGACGCCTTCTGATGAACTGGGTCAGGAAGTTGTTCTCGTAGTTGAGGGGGAGGAACGAGATTTGCCTGAATTCAAAAATTTTGGAAAATATGAAATGCCTAAGAAAGTCTATTTCCTGAAAGAGTTCAAAGAAACCCACACTGGAAAAGTAGATAGAAAAGCAAGTCTTGAAGCGCTGCTTGCTATGAGATAG